One window from the genome of Mycolicibacterium gadium encodes:
- a CDS encoding alpha/beta fold hydrolase, translated as MHYDLRLRPEQPPTPAPDAFTIHHREVAPSEGRDGLSLAFVHEGTGGYPLLLLHGYPETKRIWWRNIGPLAEAGYEVIVPDLRGFGDSDLSTKDVYDLAAWSRDLYLLVHDVLGHERCGVVGGDLGALIGVDLLNRYPGFVEKLVFFDSVPPFVFDDFIAAGIDVAAIRSIGDGPTGDYRMLQGATPDDLAAELDTPAKRRRYVAGMYGHRLWASPGTFAAADVDFMTEPFSTEERLRAGWAAYQLQYGRAVSEPPIVDRKVDVPTLILYGMDDQVVGPDFLHTCEVAFTNRTGPVVLPGAGHFLQWERADLFNPLVTAFFGDLRVRFTR; from the coding sequence GTGCACTACGACCTGCGCCTGCGACCCGAACAGCCGCCGACTCCGGCGCCGGATGCGTTCACCATCCACCACCGAGAGGTCGCGCCGAGCGAGGGCCGCGACGGGTTGTCCCTTGCCTTCGTCCACGAGGGGACCGGTGGCTACCCGCTGCTCCTCCTGCACGGCTACCCCGAGACGAAGCGCATCTGGTGGCGCAATATCGGTCCGCTTGCCGAGGCCGGCTACGAGGTGATCGTCCCCGACCTGCGTGGCTTCGGTGATTCAGACCTGTCGACGAAGGATGTGTACGACCTGGCGGCCTGGAGCCGGGACCTGTACCTGCTGGTGCACGATGTGCTGGGCCATGAGCGATGTGGCGTGGTCGGTGGTGACCTCGGGGCCTTGATCGGTGTCGACCTGCTGAACCGCTACCCGGGTTTCGTGGAGAAACTGGTCTTCTTCGACTCGGTGCCGCCGTTCGTCTTCGACGACTTCATCGCCGCGGGGATCGATGTCGCGGCCATCCGCTCGATCGGCGACGGGCCGACGGGCGACTACCGCATGCTGCAGGGGGCAACCCCCGACGACCTGGCAGCCGAACTCGACACCCCCGCCAAGCGCAGGCGCTATGTCGCGGGGATGTACGGACACCGGCTGTGGGCATCGCCCGGCACCTTCGCCGCCGCGGACGTCGACTTCATGACGGAGCCATTTTCCACCGAGGAACGGCTACGTGCGGGATGGGCGGCGTATCAGCTCCAGTACGGCCGCGCGGTGAGCGAGCCGCCGATCGTCGACCGAAAGGTCGACGTGCCCACATTGATCCTCTACGGGATGGACGATCAGGTCGTCGGCCCTGACTTCCTGCACACCTGTGAGGTTGCCTTCACGAATCGAACGGGTCCGGTGGTATTGCCGGGCGCGGGACATTTCCTGCAGTGGGAGCGGGCCGACCTGTTCAATCCGCTGGTCACTGCCTTCTTCGGGGACCTGCGCGTTCGCTTTACGAGATAG
- the groES gene encoding co-chaperone GroES — protein MASVNIKPLEDKILVQANEAETTTASGLVIPDTAKEKPQEGTVVAVGPGRWDEDGEKRIPLDVSEGDTVIYSKYGGTEIKYNGEEYLILSARDVLAVVNK, from the coding sequence GTGGCGAGCGTGAACATCAAGCCACTCGAGGACAAGATCCTCGTACAGGCCAACGAGGCCGAGACCACGACCGCTTCCGGTCTGGTCATCCCCGACACGGCCAAGGAGAAGCCCCAGGAGGGCACCGTCGTCGCAGTTGGCCCCGGCCGCTGGGACGAGGACGGCGAGAAGCGCATCCCCCTGGACGTTTCCGAAGGCGACACCGTCATCTACAGCAAGTACGGCGGCACCGAGATCAAGTACAACGGCGAGGAGTACCTGATTCTCTCCGCCCGCGACGTGCTGGCTGTCGTCAACAAGTAA
- the groL gene encoding chaperonin GroEL (60 kDa chaperone family; promotes refolding of misfolded polypeptides especially under stressful conditions; forms two stacked rings of heptamers to form a barrel-shaped 14mer; ends can be capped by GroES; misfolded proteins enter the barrel where they are refolded when GroES binds) produces MSKQIEFNETARRAMEAGVDKLADAVRITLGPRGRHVVLAKAYGGPVVTNDGVTIAREIELEDPFENLGAQLVKSVATKTNDVAGDGTTTATVLAQAIIKAGLRNVAAGANPIALGLGISKAADAVSEALLAAATPVSDKKAIAQVATVSSRDEQVGELVGEAMTTVGVDGVVTVEESSTLNTELEVTEGVGFDKGYISAYFITDFDAQEAVLEDALVLLHREKISSLPDLLPLLEKVAESGKPLLIVAEDVEGEPLSTLVVNAIRKTLKAVAVKAPFFGDRRKAFLEDLAIVTGGQVVNPDVGLALREVGLEVLGSARRVVVDKDSTVIVDGGGTAEAIDGRKAQLRSEIEASDSDWDREKLEERLAKLSGGVAVIRVGAATETDLKKRKEAVEDAVSAAKAAVEEGIVAGGGAALVQAGSVLGPLRESLSGDEALGVGVFASALTAPLYWIATNAGLDGSVVVNKVSELPAGQGFNAATLAYGDLAADGVVDPVKVTRSAVQNAASVARMVLTTETAIVEKPADEEDDGHGHGHGHHHH; encoded by the coding sequence ATGAGCAAGCAGATCGAGTTCAACGAAACTGCGCGCCGGGCGATGGAAGCCGGGGTCGACAAGCTCGCCGACGCCGTGCGGATCACGCTGGGGCCGCGCGGTCGCCACGTGGTGCTGGCCAAGGCGTACGGCGGTCCGGTGGTGACCAACGACGGCGTCACCATCGCCCGTGAGATCGAGCTGGAAGACCCGTTCGAGAACCTCGGCGCCCAGCTGGTCAAGTCGGTCGCCACCAAGACCAACGACGTGGCAGGTGACGGCACGACCACCGCGACGGTGCTCGCACAGGCCATCATCAAGGCCGGCCTGCGCAACGTGGCCGCGGGTGCCAACCCGATCGCACTGGGCCTCGGCATCAGCAAGGCCGCCGACGCGGTCTCCGAGGCGCTGCTTGCCGCGGCGACGCCGGTCAGCGACAAGAAGGCCATCGCCCAGGTCGCCACCGTGTCCTCACGCGATGAGCAGGTCGGTGAGCTGGTGGGCGAGGCCATGACCACGGTCGGCGTCGATGGTGTGGTGACGGTCGAGGAGTCCTCGACGCTGAACACCGAGCTCGAGGTCACCGAGGGTGTCGGCTTCGACAAGGGTTACATCTCCGCGTACTTCATCACCGACTTCGATGCACAGGAAGCCGTGCTCGAGGACGCGTTGGTGCTGTTGCACCGCGAGAAGATCAGCTCGCTGCCTGATCTGCTTCCGCTGCTGGAGAAGGTCGCCGAGTCGGGCAAGCCGCTGCTGATCGTGGCCGAGGACGTCGAGGGTGAACCCCTTTCGACGTTGGTGGTCAACGCGATTCGCAAGACCCTGAAGGCCGTTGCCGTGAAGGCGCCGTTCTTCGGAGACCGCCGCAAGGCGTTCCTCGAGGATCTCGCGATCGTCACGGGCGGGCAGGTGGTCAACCCCGACGTCGGTCTGGCGCTGCGCGAGGTCGGACTGGAGGTGCTGGGTAGCGCACGCCGGGTCGTCGTCGACAAGGACAGCACCGTCATCGTCGACGGCGGTGGCACGGCGGAAGCCATCGACGGCCGCAAGGCGCAGCTGCGCTCGGAGATCGAGGCATCGGATTCCGACTGGGATCGCGAGAAGCTCGAGGAGCGTCTGGCCAAGCTGTCCGGTGGCGTCGCCGTCATCCGGGTCGGCGCGGCCACCGAGACCGACCTGAAGAAGCGCAAGGAAGCGGTCGAGGACGCGGTGTCGGCAGCCAAGGCGGCCGTCGAGGAGGGCATTGTCGCCGGTGGTGGCGCGGCGCTCGTCCAGGCCGGTTCTGTGCTCGGCCCGCTGCGCGAGTCGCTCTCCGGTGACGAGGCGCTGGGCGTCGGCGTATTCGCCTCCGCGTTGACGGCGCCGCTGTACTGGATCGCGACCAACGCCGGGCTCGACGGCTCGGTCGTGGTGAACAAGGTGTCCGAACTGCCCGCCGGGCAGGGCTTCAACGCGGCCACGCTCGCATACGGCGATCTGGCTGCCGACGGCGTCGTGGACCCGGTCAAGGTCACCCGGTCAGCGGTGCAGAACGCGGCGTCGGTGGCGCGGATGGTGCTGACGACCGAGACGGCCATCGTGGAGAAGCCGGCCGACGAGGAAGACGACGGTCATGGCCACGGTCATGGCCATCACCACCACTGA
- a CDS encoding adenylate/guanylate cyclase domain-containing protein, whose product MDRIFQWVWDRYGPRYSWAICFLVFPPGLVVYLSYTMIIVAFQGSDRYVEAVVITAVAVAIRVCLWVLPGSKGVRPFERWSAGHPVDPMTALVATFTYTRRLTARAIATDVVWAALLGVVVGAVAGATGWRLVQYGIVGAAYGGAIAVISVHSFVEGALRPARAAIAGGTGIGDSLPRSQPTFAMWSKMYTLAVAFAFGTAGAILAALVDRAPEDPVISVVIGGALMLVSGQLAVVTTSPYLQPIRDLAEGTDRVAAGDYSQRLPVVQDDDLGTLAASFNRMQTGLAERQRLQAAFGAYVDPALAARLLAQGDDVFSGERREVTVMFVDIRDFTPFAEANTAEDTVARLNALFEIMVPVVVEAGGHINRFLGDGAMVVFGAPNDLADHADAAVCAALLIHRLVAERFKGELRIGIGINTGVVIAGTIGSGPHLEFSLIGDTTNVAARVEQLTKATGDAILLTEQTVDALVSRPPGLVDRGAHALKGKSAPTVVFGLDPAVSHGDARS is encoded by the coding sequence ATGGACCGGATCTTCCAATGGGTGTGGGATCGGTACGGACCCAGGTATTCGTGGGCGATCTGCTTCCTCGTTTTTCCGCCGGGCCTGGTGGTCTACCTGAGCTACACCATGATCATCGTCGCGTTCCAGGGATCTGACCGCTACGTCGAAGCGGTCGTCATAACCGCTGTCGCCGTCGCGATACGAGTTTGCCTGTGGGTTCTTCCCGGCTCGAAAGGGGTGCGTCCGTTCGAACGGTGGTCAGCGGGTCACCCGGTCGATCCGATGACGGCACTGGTCGCCACCTTCACGTACACACGCAGACTGACTGCCCGAGCGATCGCGACTGACGTCGTGTGGGCGGCTCTGCTTGGGGTTGTGGTCGGCGCGGTGGCGGGGGCCACCGGATGGCGCCTGGTGCAGTACGGGATCGTCGGCGCCGCGTATGGCGGGGCGATCGCGGTGATCAGTGTGCACAGTTTCGTCGAGGGAGCGCTGCGACCGGCGAGGGCCGCCATCGCCGGCGGCACGGGAATCGGCGACTCCCTGCCGCGCTCTCAACCGACGTTCGCCATGTGGTCCAAGATGTACACACTCGCTGTGGCGTTCGCATTCGGTACCGCGGGCGCGATCTTGGCCGCGCTGGTCGACCGCGCCCCAGAAGATCCCGTCATCTCCGTCGTGATCGGTGGCGCGTTGATGCTCGTCTCCGGGCAGCTGGCAGTCGTGACGACCTCACCGTATTTGCAGCCGATCCGCGACCTCGCCGAGGGGACTGACCGTGTTGCCGCCGGTGACTACAGCCAGCGCCTGCCGGTGGTCCAGGACGATGATCTGGGCACTTTGGCGGCGTCGTTCAACCGTATGCAGACGGGATTGGCTGAGCGGCAACGACTTCAGGCCGCGTTTGGTGCGTACGTCGATCCTGCCCTCGCTGCGCGGCTACTTGCGCAGGGCGATGACGTATTCAGCGGCGAGCGTCGCGAGGTGACGGTGATGTTCGTCGACATCCGCGACTTCACACCGTTCGCCGAGGCCAACACCGCCGAGGACACCGTCGCCCGGCTCAACGCGCTGTTCGAGATCATGGTGCCGGTCGTCGTCGAGGCCGGGGGGCACATCAACAGGTTTCTCGGCGACGGTGCGATGGTTGTCTTCGGGGCTCCGAACGATCTTGCGGATCATGCCGACGCCGCGGTGTGCGCCGCCCTGCTGATTCACCGCTTGGTTGCCGAGCGATTCAAGGGTGAGCTTCGGATCGGCATCGGGATCAACACCGGTGTGGTGATCGCCGGCACCATTGGCAGCGGACCTCATCTCGAGTTCAGCCTGATCGGCGACACGACCAACGTCGCTGCCCGCGTCGAGCAGCTCACCAAGGCCACCGGCGACGCCATCCTGCTCACTGAACAAACCGTTGACGCTCTGGTTTCTCGACCGCCCGGACTCGTTGACCGAGGGGCACACGCTCTGAAGGGCAAGTCAGCGCCAACCGTGGTGTTCGGCCTTGACCCAGCGGTCAGTCACGGCGACGCCCGGTCCTGA